A stretch of the Bradyrhizobium arachidis genome encodes the following:
- a CDS encoding YihY/virulence factor BrkB family protein, translating to MTLRRSSELDSWLLVAATTIFVLTAERYFGDYVTSRSGSVAARRNDEGNSPEANPVRALAQPGHGRRSTSPFHIPWTGWKDILWRTYQRIDEDRLLATAGGVVFFGLLAVFPAVTALVSSYGLLADPSTISANLQTLAMMLPDGAFQIVEDQVARVLAKGNTQLGVAFLFGLLLAIWSANAGVKAIIDALNVAYEEREKRSFVRLNLVSLAFTIGGIVALLLMVAAVVAFPLALNHLGLGPESKLIVALARWPLLFVILLAALAILYRFAPSRDAPRWQWLSIGALTATILWIAGSALLSWYLSEFANYNATYGSLGAAIGLMMWMWMSAIVVMFGAELNSELERQTLRDTTTGQPKPLGSREAVSADTVGAAAPS from the coding sequence ATGACGCTGCGGCGCTCCAGCGAACTCGACAGCTGGCTCCTGGTCGCCGCCACAACCATCTTCGTGCTGACGGCCGAACGCTACTTCGGGGACTATGTCACGTCGAGATCCGGCTCCGTCGCGGCGCGCCGTAACGATGAGGGCAATTCGCCCGAGGCCAATCCCGTGCGCGCACTCGCGCAACCCGGACATGGCCGTCGCTCGACAAGCCCATTCCATATTCCCTGGACCGGCTGGAAGGACATTCTCTGGCGCACCTATCAGCGCATCGACGAGGACCGCCTGCTTGCAACCGCGGGCGGTGTGGTGTTCTTCGGGCTGCTCGCGGTCTTTCCCGCCGTCACCGCGCTTGTATCCTCCTATGGCCTGCTCGCGGACCCCTCGACGATATCAGCCAATCTCCAGACGCTCGCCATGATGCTGCCGGACGGCGCGTTCCAGATCGTCGAAGACCAGGTCGCGCGCGTGCTCGCCAAGGGCAACACCCAGCTTGGTGTCGCCTTCCTGTTCGGCCTCCTGCTCGCGATCTGGAGCGCCAATGCCGGCGTCAAAGCCATCATCGACGCGCTCAACGTCGCCTATGAGGAGCGCGAGAAGCGCAGCTTCGTCCGCCTCAATCTGGTGTCGCTGGCCTTCACGATCGGCGGGATCGTGGCGCTTCTGCTGATGGTGGCGGCGGTGGTCGCCTTCCCGCTTGCGCTGAACCATCTGGGGCTGGGGCCCGAGAGCAAGCTGATCGTCGCGTTGGCGCGGTGGCCGCTTCTGTTCGTCATTTTGCTGGCGGCGCTTGCCATCCTCTACCGCTTTGCGCCAAGCCGCGACGCGCCGCGCTGGCAGTGGCTGAGCATCGGCGCATTGACCGCCACCATCCTCTGGATCGCAGGCTCTGCGCTGTTGTCCTGGTATCTGTCGGAGTTCGCAAATTACAACGCCACCTACGGCTCGCTCGGTGCGGCGATCGGGTTGATGATGTGGATGTGGATGTCCGCGATTGTGGTCATGTTCGGGGCCGAGCTGAATTCCGAGCTCGAGCGGCAGACCTTGCGCGACACCACCACCGGGCAACCCAAGCCGCTCGGCAGCCGCGAGGCGGTCTCGGCCGATACGGTCGGCGCCGCAGCACCATCCTAA
- a CDS encoding phage holin family protein produces the protein MLAPSGELLRAGVALKINHLKRATRSYLRDRASQAGGRVTSYATAAGLFAVAGVFVLAAFFVGLMALFRWVELTYGMFWGFGAVGAVLLVLAAILAGVAMAQMKRRPKTIVPLASRLRVAIATPRIPRGTVKEAVKEVATTIPLVPLAPGEKGHRNGTSRARGNRPLQLGLMLAAVGLLGLTAARRRRHSRELDA, from the coding sequence ATGCTTGCGCCATCGGGCGAATTGCTGCGCGCCGGCGTGGCACTCAAGATCAATCACCTCAAGCGCGCCACGCGATCCTATCTGCGTGACCGCGCCAGCCAAGCCGGCGGCCGGGTGACGTCTTACGCGACGGCCGCGGGGCTGTTCGCGGTTGCGGGCGTGTTCGTCCTCGCCGCCTTCTTCGTCGGGCTGATGGCGCTGTTCCGCTGGGTCGAGCTTACCTACGGGATGTTCTGGGGTTTTGGCGCCGTCGGCGCGGTGCTGCTGGTACTGGCTGCGATCCTTGCTGGTGTTGCGATGGCACAAATGAAGCGCCGGCCGAAGACCATCGTTCCGCTTGCCAGCCGCCTGCGCGTCGCGATCGCAACGCCCCGAATTCCGCGCGGTACGGTCAAGGAGGCCGTGAAGGAGGTCGCCACCACGATTCCCCTGGTGCCGCTCGCACCCGGCGAGAAGGGCCATCGCAACGGAACCTCGCGGGCGCGCGGCAACCGGCCGCTGCAGCTTGGCTTGATGCTCGCGGCCGTCGGCCTCCTGGGATTGACCGCGGCGCGCCGGCGCCGCCACAGCCGCGAATTGGACGCATGA
- a CDS encoding class I SAM-dependent methyltransferase, producing the protein MSTSAALNQPVVAQPDLSAVKQRQHGAWSSGDYAVVGTTLQIVGEQLCEALDLRAGSKVLDVAAGNGNVTLAAARRWCDVTSTDYVPALLERGRERAAAEHLRIEFREADAEALPFADATFDVVLSTFGVMFTPDQDKAASELARVCRSGGKIGLANWTPQGFIGQLFKTIGKHLPPPAGVKSPALWGTKARLEEMFGRTASEISAEPRMFVFRYRSPDHWLDVFKSFYGPMLKAFAALDANGQAALKRDLLALVGEFNHAEDGTVVVHSEYLEAVITKR; encoded by the coding sequence ATGTCGACATCCGCCGCCCTCAACCAGCCCGTCGTAGCCCAGCCGGATCTCTCCGCCGTCAAGCAGCGCCAGCATGGCGCCTGGTCGTCCGGCGATTATGCCGTCGTCGGCACCACCTTGCAGATCGTCGGCGAACAGCTTTGCGAGGCGCTCGATCTGCGCGCCGGCAGCAAGGTGCTCGATGTCGCCGCCGGCAACGGCAATGTGACGCTGGCCGCGGCCCGCCGCTGGTGCGATGTGACCTCCACCGACTACGTGCCGGCGCTGCTCGAACGCGGCCGCGAGCGGGCGGCGGCCGAGCATCTCAGGATCGAATTCCGCGAGGCCGACGCCGAAGCGCTGCCGTTTGCCGATGCCACCTTCGACGTCGTGCTGTCGACCTTCGGTGTGATGTTCACCCCGGACCAGGACAAGGCAGCGTCCGAGCTGGCGCGCGTCTGCAGGTCGGGCGGCAAGATCGGGCTCGCGAACTGGACGCCGCAGGGTTTTATCGGCCAGCTCTTCAAAACGATCGGCAAACACCTGCCGCCGCCCGCCGGCGTGAAGTCGCCGGCCTTGTGGGGCACCAAGGCGCGCCTTGAGGAGATGTTCGGTCGAACCGCATCGGAAATATCAGCCGAACCGCGCATGTTCGTGTTCCGCTATCGCTCGCCGGACCATTGGCTCGACGTGTTCAAGAGTTTTTACGGGCCGATGCTGAAGGCCTTTGCCGCGCTTGACGCCAACGGTCAGGCGGCGCTCAAGCGCGACCTGCTGGCGCTGGTCGGCGAGTTCAACCATGCCGAGGACGGCACGGTGGTGGTGCACAGCGAATATCTCGAAGCCGTCATCACCAAGCGCTGA
- a CDS encoding winged helix-turn-helix domain-containing protein, whose protein sequence is MAFQFEDFALDFERRELRRAGTLVALEPQVFDLLTYLVRNRDRVVTRDNLLDAIWNGRVVSESTLASRINAARRAINDTGEEQRLIRTVARKGVRFVGEVVETPKVQPVPPAKPGDGTSAGLPLPDRPAIAVLPFTNLSGEIEQDYFSDGISEDIITALSKLRWFFVIARNSSFIYKGRAVHLRQIAEELGVRYVVEGSVRKGGERVRITAQLNDVATGSHLWAERYDRKLADVFAVQDEITEAIVAAIEPQLYAAENFRAQRKPPGSLDAWDLVMRALSHYWRVTRQDHVVAQALLEKAIALDPDYGKALGLLGTSYMFAAHMGWMEMAMALPLAERAATAAIRADGEDPWAHNALGHVHLFARRFEDALAEFQTALRLNPNFALAQGYHGLALSYCGRWQDADEAARRAIRLSPRDPYAPVYFGIAAYARFLGEDYEEAIRLAHEALRQRSDFVGAHRVLTAAAGMAEKTELARDALQELRRAQPNISLGWIAEFMPIRLAADRERYLEGFRRAGLT, encoded by the coding sequence GTGGCGTTCCAGTTCGAGGATTTTGCGCTGGATTTCGAGCGCCGCGAATTGCGACGCGCAGGTACCCTCGTCGCGCTCGAGCCGCAGGTTTTCGATCTCCTGACCTATCTCGTTCGCAACCGCGATCGCGTGGTGACGCGGGACAATTTGCTCGATGCGATCTGGAACGGCCGCGTCGTCTCGGAATCGACGCTGGCAAGCCGCATCAACGCGGCACGGCGCGCGATCAACGACACCGGCGAGGAGCAGCGGCTGATCCGCACCGTGGCCCGCAAGGGCGTCCGCTTCGTCGGCGAAGTCGTCGAAACGCCCAAGGTCCAGCCCGTGCCGCCGGCCAAGCCGGGCGACGGGACGTCGGCCGGCCTGCCGCTCCCAGATCGCCCCGCCATCGCCGTGCTGCCCTTCACCAATCTCAGCGGCGAGATCGAGCAGGACTATTTTTCGGACGGCATCAGCGAGGACATCATCACCGCGCTGTCGAAGCTGCGCTGGTTCTTCGTCATCGCCCGCAACTCCTCCTTCATCTACAAGGGCCGCGCCGTGCACCTGCGCCAGATCGCGGAGGAACTCGGGGTCCGCTACGTCGTCGAGGGCAGCGTGCGCAAGGGTGGCGAGCGCGTGCGCATCACCGCCCAGCTCAACGACGTTGCGACTGGCAGCCATCTCTGGGCCGAGCGCTACGACCGCAAGCTCGCCGACGTCTTCGCGGTGCAGGACGAGATCACCGAAGCCATCGTCGCCGCGATCGAGCCGCAGCTCTATGCGGCCGAGAATTTTCGCGCCCAGCGCAAGCCGCCGGGCAGCCTGGACGCCTGGGACCTCGTGATGCGCGCGCTGTCGCACTACTGGCGGGTGACGCGGCAGGACCATGTCGTCGCCCAGGCCCTGCTGGAAAAGGCCATCGCGCTCGACCCCGATTACGGCAAGGCGCTCGGGCTGCTCGGCACCAGTTACATGTTCGCGGCCCATATGGGCTGGATGGAGATGGCCATGGCACTGCCGCTCGCCGAGCGCGCCGCCACGGCCGCGATCCGCGCCGACGGCGAGGATCCCTGGGCCCACAACGCGCTCGGCCACGTCCATCTGTTCGCCCGGCGGTTCGAGGATGCGCTCGCCGAGTTCCAGACCGCGTTGCGGCTCAACCCGAATTTTGCGCTGGCGCAGGGCTATCACGGCCTCGCGCTCAGCTATTGCGGCCGCTGGCAGGATGCCGACGAGGCGGCGCGCCGCGCCATCCGCCTCAGTCCGCGCGATCCCTACGCACCGGTCTATTTCGGCATCGCCGCCTATGCCCGCTTCCTCGGCGAGGACTATGAGGAGGCGATCCGGCTGGCCCACGAGGCGTTGCGACAACGCAGCGATTTCGTCGGCGCGCACCGGGTGCTGACGGCGGCCGCCGGTATGGCTGAAAAGACCGAGCTCGCCCGCGATGCCCTGCAGGAACTGCGGCGCGCCCAGCCCAACATCTCGCTCGGCTGGATCGCCGAGTTCATGCCGATCCGGCTTGCCGCCGATCGCGAGCGCTACCTGGAAGGTTTCCGCCGCGCGGGCCTCACGTAG